The Juglans microcarpa x Juglans regia isolate MS1-56 chromosome 2S, Jm3101_v1.0, whole genome shotgun sequence genome has a window encoding:
- the LOC121251398 gene encoding uncharacterized protein LOC121251398 isoform X2 — MYVTRPLSMYRKSPSTLSEPPPDAPYSGYLVITDEEAEAGDSFCWGICKRKRVKKLPFPQDKILTIFHSSEYGETTATKVLFIPVLDKPLSSNRYYVIRAKGRKVCKCSREMDVMTCCFSDILRDKRPKPFNLRDLYQQVQIHSHQSGGFFAKSIAPDGIPPKFLRKKGWKVRGSSFYRLRLREALGLDASLRELLPDFNFPIFRKRSASVVVGKWYCPFIFVREKTRVRRQMKKTRFYTMTLEQKWEEIYSCGNANSQDNVVIVNADVQREVTLVAGQEAVKDDRHAQNGFIWFKVDNSQNGRRGRGVVGVGLSYAIVENMRWVQEAGGWVNGTEREVKVERAEQITSESEWQRFGCYVLVESFVLRRMDGRLVLKWDFRHTHRIRCKWEHD, encoded by the exons atgtacgTGACAAGGCCTCTTTCCATGTACCGGAAATCCCCGAGCACCCTTTCAGAGCCGCCACCTGATGCTCCATATTCTGGTTATCTTGTAATTACAGATGAAGAAGCAGAAGCAGGAGATTCATTTTGTTGGGGCATATGCAAGCGTAAGAGAGTTAAGAAGCTACCATTCCCCCAAGATAAGATCCTGACCATTTTTCATTCATCCGAGTATGGAGAAACGACTGCCACTAAGGTTTTGTTTATCCCAGTTCTTGATAAGCCTCTGTCTTCTAATCGTTACTATGTTATCAGAGCAAAAGGCAG GAAAGTGTGCAAATGTTCAAGAGAGATGGATGTCATGACATGTTGCTTTAGTGACATCTTGAGGGACAAAAGACCAAAACCTTTCAATCTCAGAGATCTATACCAACAAGTTCAGATTCACAGCCATCAAAGCGGAGGTTTCTTTGCCAAGTCTATAGCACCGGACGGTATTCCTCCAAAATTCCTCAGAAAAAAGGGATGGAAAGTCCGCGGCTCAAGTTTCTATCGATTACGACTAAGGGAAGCTCTAGGCCTCGATGCCTCGCTTCGGGAACTTCTCCCGGATTTCAATTTTCCCATCTTTAGAAAGCGTTCGGCTTCCGTTGTTGTGGGGAAATGGTATTGTCCGTTTATATTTGTAAGGGAGAAAACCAGAGTAAGGCGCCAGATGAAGAAGACAAGGTTTTACACCATGACTCTAGAGCAAAAGTGGGAAGAAATTTACTCATGCGGGAATGCTAATAGCCAAGACAATGTTGTCATCGTGAATGCTGATGTGCAAAGAGAAGTGACTTTAGTTGCCGGGCAGGAAGCGGTGAAAGACGATAGACATGCTCAAAATGGGTTCATTTGGTTTAAAGTCGATAATAGCCAAAATGGTAGGAGAGGCAGAGGAGTTGTGGGTGTGGGTTTAAGCTATGCAATTGTAGAGAATATGAGATGGGTGCAAGAAGCAGGAGGGTGGGTTAATGGAACAGAGAGAGAAGTGAAGGTGGAGAGGGCTGAACAAATTACAAGTGAGAGTGAGTGGCAGAGATTTGGATGCTATGTGCTGGTGGAGAGTTTTGTTTTGAGGAGAATGGATGGACGTTTAGTGCTGAAATGGGATTTTAGGCACACTCATAGGATTCGATGCAAATGGGAACACGATTAG
- the LOC121251398 gene encoding uncharacterized protein LOC121251398 isoform X1 — protein MYVTRPLSMYRKSPSTLSEPPPDAPYSGYLVITDEEAEAGDSFCWGICKRKRVKKLPFPQDKILTIFHSSEYGETTATKVLFIPVLDKPLSSNRYYVIRAKGRYKGKVCKCSREMDVMTCCFSDILRDKRPKPFNLRDLYQQVQIHSHQSGGFFAKSIAPDGIPPKFLRKKGWKVRGSSFYRLRLREALGLDASLRELLPDFNFPIFRKRSASVVVGKWYCPFIFVREKTRVRRQMKKTRFYTMTLEQKWEEIYSCGNANSQDNVVIVNADVQREVTLVAGQEAVKDDRHAQNGFIWFKVDNSQNGRRGRGVVGVGLSYAIVENMRWVQEAGGWVNGTEREVKVERAEQITSESEWQRFGCYVLVESFVLRRMDGRLVLKWDFRHTHRIRCKWEHD, from the exons atgtacgTGACAAGGCCTCTTTCCATGTACCGGAAATCCCCGAGCACCCTTTCAGAGCCGCCACCTGATGCTCCATATTCTGGTTATCTTGTAATTACAGATGAAGAAGCAGAAGCAGGAGATTCATTTTGTTGGGGCATATGCAAGCGTAAGAGAGTTAAGAAGCTACCATTCCCCCAAGATAAGATCCTGACCATTTTTCATTCATCCGAGTATGGAGAAACGACTGCCACTAAGGTTTTGTTTATCCCAGTTCTTGATAAGCCTCTGTCTTCTAATCGTTACTATGTTATCAGAGCAAAAGGCAGGTACAAAGG GAAAGTGTGCAAATGTTCAAGAGAGATGGATGTCATGACATGTTGCTTTAGTGACATCTTGAGGGACAAAAGACCAAAACCTTTCAATCTCAGAGATCTATACCAACAAGTTCAGATTCACAGCCATCAAAGCGGAGGTTTCTTTGCCAAGTCTATAGCACCGGACGGTATTCCTCCAAAATTCCTCAGAAAAAAGGGATGGAAAGTCCGCGGCTCAAGTTTCTATCGATTACGACTAAGGGAAGCTCTAGGCCTCGATGCCTCGCTTCGGGAACTTCTCCCGGATTTCAATTTTCCCATCTTTAGAAAGCGTTCGGCTTCCGTTGTTGTGGGGAAATGGTATTGTCCGTTTATATTTGTAAGGGAGAAAACCAGAGTAAGGCGCCAGATGAAGAAGACAAGGTTTTACACCATGACTCTAGAGCAAAAGTGGGAAGAAATTTACTCATGCGGGAATGCTAATAGCCAAGACAATGTTGTCATCGTGAATGCTGATGTGCAAAGAGAAGTGACTTTAGTTGCCGGGCAGGAAGCGGTGAAAGACGATAGACATGCTCAAAATGGGTTCATTTGGTTTAAAGTCGATAATAGCCAAAATGGTAGGAGAGGCAGAGGAGTTGTGGGTGTGGGTTTAAGCTATGCAATTGTAGAGAATATGAGATGGGTGCAAGAAGCAGGAGGGTGGGTTAATGGAACAGAGAGAGAAGTGAAGGTGGAGAGGGCTGAACAAATTACAAGTGAGAGTGAGTGGCAGAGATTTGGATGCTATGTGCTGGTGGAGAGTTTTGTTTTGAGGAGAATGGATGGACGTTTAGTGCTGAAATGGGATTTTAGGCACACTCATAGGATTCGATGCAAATGGGAACACGATTAG
- the LOC121252540 gene encoding pentatricopeptide repeat-containing protein At5g15280, mitochondrial: MRPRLVSTSTTTRALHSHMLQFLSAIIHSHRPRIKQVRSLFYHFSTLPTTTATSFTDPSSPSSSKLQNNDTRLDLSSVKFNGFAQSVILNCSHSLDKKNGKDFANASVKDLIFYISDIEPNTARRFIRISVLKPEDVLGILLGFQSENGKVRIGARKVETLWEIFKRANEQDNGFKHLPRSCEVMASLLIHAGMLREVEFLLSTIESQGISLDGLEIFCNLIQGYAGDGELERAIVVYEQMRGRGFMPSVACCCVLLDFLVQKKKIQLANRVCWDMLEMNANLSDPEKASFENVIRLLCRNGHIQEGRNLAKKALVSGLEPSSSVINEIARGYCEKKDFEDLLSFFARMKCVPTVIAGNKIMHCLCLNFGTERAGLFLQELKALCFKPDEITFGILIGWSCHERKLKKAFFYLSDMLSKCLKPHICSYNALISGLFKEGMWKHAQDIIHEMVDRGTPPDISTFRILLAGFCKARQFDEVKRTVCQMARHGFIQLSSLEDPLSKAFRVLGLDPLAVRLKRDNNIGLSKTEFLDNLGNGLYLDTDLDDYEKTVTRVLEDSMIPDFNTLIMEQCGHRKFRNALLMVNEMVHWGQELSFSVFSALVQGFCSSRSHIKAVAKLLEKMPELADQLDQETLNLVVQAYCKKGLINSGKIILDRMLQRHLIAKSETYTALILGSCKKGNLKDLHCCWEVAQRNKWLPGLKDCKALVGCLCQREMLKEALQLLEHMLVYNIPAGLDIFSVFLENLCASGFTRIAHVLLDELLKQGFILDRVAYSHVVRGLCREKKFSAAFMMLDNMLAKNLVPCLDVSVLLIPQLCRVGRFEKAIALKEIALREQILDSSSLQGALVKGFCMTGNVREVATVFQDILFKGLLSAVELYNMLVQGHCQVKNLRKVWELLGGFIRKNLSLSISSYRNLVRLMLLEGRVPHALNLTALMLGQSKSHDLIIYNILIFYLFATGNSSLVKNILYQLQEKELLHNEVTYNFLIYGFSQCKDVSSTAHCLSTMISKELRPSNRSLRRVISSLCGAGELGKALYLSQEMELRGWVHGSIIQNAIVEGLISLGKLHEAEDLLDRMVEKCLIPDNINYDNLIKRFCLLDRLNKAVDLLNIMLKKGTVPNSSSYDSVIQGFCTQNRLDEAMDFYTEMLYRDLKPSIKTSGMLVHALCQNGRTAEAENLLISILQVGESTREMYCAVVNRNRLENNLKKASELMHVMQQRGYDPDFETHWSLISNLSNSSDKDDCNNNQGFLSSLLSVSGFAGKRGSKAELG; encoded by the coding sequence ATGAGACCAAGACTCGTcagcacctccaccaccaccagagCTCTCCACAGTCACATGCTCCAGTTCCTCTCCGCCATAATCCACTCTCACAGACCCCGCATCAAACAGGTTCGTTCTCTCTTCTACCACTTCTCAACCTTACCCACCACCACCGCCACTTCTTTCACTGAtccatcatcaccatcatcttCGAAACTCCAAAACAACGATACCCGCTTAGATTTATCTTCTGTGAAATTCAATGGCTTTGCACAGTCTGTCATATTGAATTGTTCCCATTCTTTGGATAAGAAGAATGGCAAGGACTTTGCTAATGCCTCTGTCAAGGACCTCATTTTCTATATATCCGATATAGAGCCCAATACTGCGCGTAGGTTTATTAGGATTTCGGTACTGAAACCCGAAGACGTGCTTGGAATATTATTGGGTTTTCAATCTGAGAACGGGAAAGTTAGGATTGGAGCTAGGAAGGTTGAGACTTTGTGGGAAATCTTCAAGCGGGCGAATGAACAGGATAACGGTTTTAAGCATCTCCCTCGGTCGTGTGAGGTCATGGCCTCCTTGCTTATTCATGCGGGTATGCTTAGAGAAGTTGAATTCTTGCTTTCTACGATTGAGAGTCAAGGAATTTCATTGGATGGTCTTGAAATTTTCTGTAATTTGATTCAAGGGTATGCTGGTGATGGGGAATTAGAAAGAGCTATTGTGGTGTATGAACAAATGAGGGGGCGGGGTTTTATGCCATCGGTGGCCTGCTGTTGTGTTCTTCTTGATTTCTTGgttcaaaagaagaaaattcagTTGGCGAATCGAGTTTGTTGGGATATGCTGGAGATGAATGCTAATTTGAGTGATCCGGAGAAGGCTAGTTTTGAGAATGTCATCAGACTACTGTGTAGAAACGGACATATTCAGGAAGGAAGAAATCTTGCCAAGAAGGCTCTGGTTTCTGGTTTGGAGCCCAGTAGCTCtgttattaatgaaattgctCGTGGGTACTGTGAGAAGAAGGACTTTGAGGATCTGTTGAGTTTCTTTGCTCGCATGAAGTGTGTTCCAACTGTTATTGCTGGAAATAAGATTATGCATTGTCTATGTCTCAATTTTGGCACAGAAAGGGCAGGTTTGTTTTTACAAGAGTTGAAAGCCTTGTGTTTCAAACCCGATGAAATAACCTTTGGAATTTTAATTGGTTGGAGTTGCCATGAAAGGAAACTGAAAAAGGCCTTCTTTTATTTGTCAGACATGCTGTCCAAATGTCTGAAACCCCATATATGTTCCTATAATGCTCTTATCAGTGGGTTGTTTAAGGAAGGTATGTGGAAGCATGCCCAGGACATTATTCATGAAATGGTGGATCGGGGAACACCCCCTGATATATCAACTTTCAGAATACTGTTAGCTGGATTTTGCAAGGCTAGACAATTTGATGAAGTGAAAAGGACAGTTTGCCAGATGGCTAGGCATGGTTTTATTCAGCTCTCCTCATTAGAGGATCCGCTTTCCAAAGCATTTAGGGTCTTGGGGCTCGATCCATTAGCTGTGAGGTTGAAAAGGGACAACAATATCGGACTTTCTAAAACAGAGTTTCTTGATAATCTTGGGAATGGTCTTTATTTAGACACGGACCTGGATGATTATGAAAAAACAGTCACCAGGGTCCTTGAAGATTCCATGATACCCGATTTTAACACACTTATAATGGAGCAATGTGGTCATCGAAAGTTTAGAAATGCATTGCTAATGGTAAATGAAATGGTTCACTGGGGACAAGAACTGTCTTTTTCTGTCTTCTCAGCATTAGTACAAGGGTTTTGTTCATCCCGTTCCCATATCAAGGCAGTCGCTAAGCTTTTGGAGAAAATGCCAGAGTTGGCTGATCAGCTGGACCAAGAAACTCTCAATTTGGTTGTCCAGGCATACTGCAAGAAAGGATTGATAAACAGTGGGAAAATAATATTGGACAGAATGCTCCAAAGGCATTTAATTGCCAAGAGTGAGACGTACACTGCTCTAATATTGGGTTCATGTAAGAAAGGGAACTTGAAGGACCTTCATTGTTGCTGGGAAGTTGCTCAAAGAAACAAATGGTTACCAGGGTTGAAGGATTGTAAAGCTCTTGTGGGATGTCTTTGCCAGAGAGAAATGCTCAAGGAAGCATTACAGCTTCTTGAACATATGCTGGTTTATAACATTCCTGCAGGGTTAGATATTTTTTCAGTGTTTCTGGAAAATCTTTGTGCTTCTGGTTTTACAAGAATTGCACATGTATTGCTGGATGAACTTCTAAAGCAGGGTTTCATCTTGGATCGTGTGGCTTATAGCCATGTTGTAAGAGGGTTGTGTAGGGAGAAAAAATTTTCAGCGGCCTTTATGATGTTGGACAATATGCTAGCCAAGAATTTAGTTCCTTGCTTGGATGTGTCTGTTTTATTAATTCCTCAGCTATGTAGAGTTGGCAGATTTGAGAAAGCTATTGCCTTAAAAGAGATTGCTTTAAGAGAGCAAATTTTAGATTCATCTTCTTTACAAGGTGCGCTTGTAAAAGGGTTTTGTATGACAGGAAATGTTCGAGAAGTGGCCACTGTATTCCAGGATATTCTGTTTAAGGGGCTGCTTTCAGCTGTGGAACTTTATAACATGCTGGTCCAAGGGCATTGTCAAGTGAAAAACTTGAGGAAAGTTTGGGAGCTACTAGGTggttttataagaaaaaatttaagtCTCTCAATCTCGAGCTACAGGAATCTGGTGCGCTTGATGCTTTTGGAGGGTAGGGTCCCTCATGCACTGAATCTCACAGCGCTTATGCTTGGACAAAGCAAGTCTCATGATCTCATCATCTACAACATTCTCATATTCTATCTCTTCGCAACGGGGAACAGTTCACTTGTcaagaatatattatatcaattgCAAGAAAAGGAACTACTGCACAATGAAgttacttataattttcttatttatggGTTTTCTCAGTGTAAAGATGTATCAAGTACTGCACACTGTCTTTCTACTATGATTTCTAAGGAACTTAGGCCCAGTAATCGGAGCTTGAGAAGAGTAATAAGCAGCCTGTGTGGTGCTGGGGAGCTTGGAAAGGCCTTGTACTTGAGTCAAGAAATGGAATTAAGAGGCTGGGTTCATGGTTCAATCATTCAAAATGCAATTGTTGAGGGCCTTATCTCTCTTGGTAAGCTTCATGAAGCAGAAGATCTGTTGGACAGGATGGTTGAAAAATGTCTAATTCCTGACAATATCAATTATGATAATCTGATTAAGCGCTTCTGTTTGCTCGATAGACTGAACAAGGCAGTTGATCTTCTGAACATAATGTTGAAGAAAGGAACTGTCCCAAATTCTAGTAGTTACGATTCAGTAATTCAAGGTTTCTGTACCCAAAATAGATTGGATGAAGCCATGGATTTTTATACTGAGATGTTATATAGGGATCTTAAGCCTAGCATCAAAACTTCTGGCATGCTTGTTCATGCCTTATGCCAAAATGGGAGAACTGCAGAAGCTGAAAATTTACTAATTTCTATTCTTCAGGTTGGTGAAAGTACAAGGGAGATGTACTGTGCTGTAGTTAATAGGAATCGCTTAGAAAACAATCTCAAGAAGGCATCGGAGCTCATGCATGTGATGCAACAAAGGGGTTATGATCCAGACTTTGAGACACACTGGTCTCTCATAAGCAATTTAAGCAATTCCAGTGACAAGGACGATTGCAACAACAACCAGGGCTTTCTGTCAAGTCTGCTTTCCGTAAGTGGATTTGCTGGCAAAAGGGGTTCCAAGGCCGAACTGGGATAA
- the LOC121252101 gene encoding uncharacterized protein LOC121252101: protein MYVTRRLSEYRRDPSKLSTPPHTAPNSGYMVTMDTALETEETCCWGLCDSNEVKNLPFPQNKTLVVSHSDDEHPIYELLFIPVLDEPLSSNGYYVIHAKGSSKGQACMCATEEDKIKSIFGDHVRNVKPKAFDPTNVYQQVEICNVPSRGFYANSALPNCYPPSFLREKYRTAAHSSPSYYSFDDAPGKWYSPFVFIKEEGSVKTQMKKSLFYKMTLEQYWEQIYSQENHGGEGNIVTVNTNVEIREVYCLDGMKAVRVDGNVNESDGFIWFRVQNQNSGRVGLSSAIVDGMRGIQKEGGSVDGQDSEVWAEKVEVTDNLWRRLCGYVLVESFTLRRMDGSLVLNCDFRHTQRIKTKWE, encoded by the exons atgtacgTGACAAGGCGTCTTTCGGAGTACAGAAGGGACCCCAGCAAGCTCTCAACTCCACCCCATACAGCTCCTAATTCAGGCTATATGGTCACCATGGATACAGCACTAGAGACTGAGGAGACATGTTGTTGGGGCCTCTGTGATTCAAACGAAGTGAAAAATTTGCCTTttccacaaaacaaaacactggtTGTCTCTCACAGCGATGATGAACACCCGATATATGAGCTCTTGTTCATCCCAGTTCTTGACGAGCCCCTCTCCTCTAACGGCTACTATGTTATCCACGCAAAAGGCAGTAGCAAAGG GCAAGCATGCATGTGCGCGACGGAAGAGGATAAGATCAAGTCGATTTTTGGAGACCATGTACGAAATGTGAAACCAAAAGCTTTTGACCCTACGAATGTATACCAACAAGTGGAAATTTGTAATGTACCCTCTAGAGGTTTTTACGCCAATTCTGCACTTCCTAACTGTTACCCTCCATCATTTCTAAGGGAAAAGTACCGAACAGCTGCACACTCAAGCCCGTCTTATTATAGTTTTGATGACGCTCCAG GGAAATGGTATTCTCCCTTTGTATTCATAAAAGAGGAAGGTTCTGTGAAGACCCAAATGAAGAAATCTTTGTTTTACAAGATGACTTTAGAGCAATATTGGGAGCAAATTTACTCCCAGGAGAATCATGGCGGTGAAGGAAACATTGTGACGGTGAACACGAATGTAGAGATCAGGGAAGTGTATTGTCTAGATGGCATGAAAGCTGTGAGAGTTGATGGCAATGTTAATGAGTCTGATGGTTTTATTTGGTTTAGGGTTCAGAACCAGAATAGTGGACGCGTGGGCTTGAGTTCAGCCATCGTGGATGGAATGAGAGGGATTCAAAAGGAAGGAGGGTCGGTTGATGGGCAAGATAGCGAGGTGTGGGCTGAGAAAGTAGAGGTGACTGACAATTTGTGGAGGAGACTTTGTGGTTATGTGTTGGTGGAGAGCTTTACTTTGAGGAGAATGGATGGAAGTTTAGTGCTGAATTGTGATTTCAGGCACACCCAACGGATTAAAACCAAATGGGAATGA